One Succinispira mobilis DSM 6222 genomic window carries:
- a CDS encoding bifunctional methylenetetrahydrofolate dehydrogenase/methenyltetrahydrofolate cyclohydrolase — protein MLLMKGKDVADQVKANISDKLSQLKNQNITLTLAILLVGDDPASHVYTNRLEKLAQSLGLQTKVLRLAATSDNKAVLDCLETLNQDPTITGILPMMPLPKHLDSQLIANSIAPAKDLDCLNNENIGKLYGSNYPWAPCTPRAVMETLKFYNIALEGKHVVVIGRSNVVGKPVANLLLNQNATVTICHSRTQNLAALTRQADIIVAAVGIAEFVKPDMVKAGVVIVDVGINQVADKLLGDVQADVQALASAFTPVPGGIGTVSTSMVIQALLKNYL, from the coding sequence ATGCTGTTAATGAAAGGTAAAGATGTTGCTGACCAAGTGAAAGCCAACATTAGCGATAAATTAAGTCAATTAAAAAACCAAAATATCACCCTCACTTTAGCTATTTTATTAGTCGGGGATGATCCAGCTTCGCATGTTTATACTAATCGTTTAGAAAAACTCGCGCAAAGCTTAGGCCTACAAACCAAAGTCCTAAGACTAGCCGCAACTAGTGATAATAAGGCGGTCTTAGACTGCCTAGAGACCTTAAATCAAGATCCAACAATTACTGGCATTTTACCAATGATGCCGCTACCTAAGCATTTAGATAGTCAGCTAATTGCCAATAGCATTGCCCCTGCCAAAGATCTTGATTGTTTAAACAATGAAAATATCGGCAAACTTTATGGTAGTAATTATCCTTGGGCCCCTTGTACGCCGCGGGCCGTGATGGAAACTTTAAAGTTCTATAATATTGCCTTAGAAGGTAAGCATGTCGTAGTTATCGGTCGTAGCAACGTGGTCGGCAAACCCGTAGCTAATTTACTGCTAAACCAAAATGCTACCGTAACTATCTGCCATTCTCGCACGCAAAATTTGGCCGCGCTAACGCGCCAAGCTGATATTATTGTGGCCGCAGTCGGCATTGCTGAGTTTGTTAAACCTGATATGGTTAAAGCTGGCGTAGTAATTGTCGATGTCGGTATTAATCAAGTTGCAGATAAATTACTCGGTGACGTTCAAGCCGATGTTCAAGCTCTAGCTAGTGCCTTTACACCAGTTCCAGGTGGTATTGGCACGGTAAGTACGAGCATGGTTATTCAAGCTTTACTGAAAAACTATCTATAA
- a CDS encoding amidohydrolase, whose product MLALTGATIYSMHYPPIEDATILIEGKKIKAIGDKITLPHNCKMIDVSGKVITPGLIDAHTHLGIFSEGTGYFDDDLNEASQPLTPGLSVLDAINPRDIGLTLAYQAGVTTVMVAPGSANPIGGQCCIIKTKAQSEVDSMLVKQHAGLKVSFGENPKHVYRKASKMPYTRMATANLIRETFLKAREYLAKQNDEDFEFKIGYEAIAKVMRKEMPLRAHAHRADDIVTAIRIAKEFDLQLIIEHATEAHLIPDVLAREEIPVVLGPLMHCRTKPELTNVNMRTPYILAKYGIPFAVMSDHPVTPSEFLPIYAALSTKYGLDSEQALRAITIDAAKILGIDKKVGSLQEGLDADLVVWSDFPLHIDAHVEMVMVNGELEDLTE is encoded by the coding sequence ATGCTTGCATTAACAGGTGCTACTATTTATAGTATGCACTACCCGCCAATCGAGGATGCTACCATCTTAATCGAAGGTAAAAAAATCAAAGCAATTGGCGATAAAATAACCTTACCCCATAATTGTAAAATGATTGATGTTTCGGGCAAAGTAATTACCCCTGGTCTAATTGATGCACATACCCATTTGGGTATTTTCTCAGAAGGCACTGGCTATTTCGATGATGATCTTAATGAAGCCAGTCAACCCCTTACTCCTGGTCTATCTGTACTAGATGCAATTAATCCTCGCGATATAGGTTTAACGCTTGCTTATCAAGCTGGCGTTACTACCGTAATGGTGGCACCTGGTAGTGCTAACCCGATTGGCGGGCAATGTTGTATTATTAAAACTAAAGCCCAATCCGAAGTAGATAGTATGCTTGTTAAACAACATGCTGGTCTAAAAGTTTCTTTTGGGGAAAATCCTAAACATGTATATCGCAAAGCGAGTAAAATGCCTTATACGCGCATGGCTACCGCTAATTTAATTCGCGAGACCTTTTTAAAAGCCCGTGAATATCTAGCTAAACAAAATGATGAAGATTTTGAATTTAAAATCGGTTATGAAGCAATCGCCAAAGTAATGCGGAAAGAAATGCCGCTACGGGCCCACGCACATCGGGCAGACGATATCGTTACCGCTATTCGGATTGCCAAAGAATTTGATTTACAACTCATAATTGAACATGCTACTGAAGCGCATTTAATTCCTGACGTTTTAGCACGAGAAGAAATTCCTGTAGTTTTGGGGCCGCTAATGCATTGTCGTACCAAACCAGAACTCACTAATGTTAATATGCGCACCCCTTATATTTTAGCTAAATATGGGATTCCCTTCGCGGTTATGAGCGATCACCCCGTAACCCCAAGCGAATTTTTACCAATCTATGCCGCCTTAAGTACTAAATATGGCTTAGACAGTGAGCAGGCTTTACGAGCAATTACTATTGATGCCGCTAAAATTCTCGGGATTGATAAAAAAGTTGGCAGCTTACAAGAAGGCTTAGATGCCGATTTAGTAGTGTGGAGTGATTTCCCGCTTCATATCGATGCCCATGTAGAAATGGTCATGGTCAACGGAGAACTAGAAGATTTAACAGAATAA
- a CDS encoding CheR family methyltransferase gives MSELTKDWDQFKDLLHKKSGIDLNLYKENQMQRRISNFMQRNNAKNFVELFKIVTADEKLYRTFIEFLTINVTEFFRTPEKFVELENIVIPDLLKTSSRLKIWSAGCSIGAEPYSIAMALNELTPKVKHTIIASDLDVEILNKAKAARYTANEIKNISADRVKKYFVQTGTHYQLSEDIKKLVEFRHQNLLRDKFDTGFDLILCRNVVIYFTEEAKNELYSNFLKALKPGGILFVGGTEAILNFAQIGYKQYRPFFYQKPL, from the coding sequence ATGAGTGAACTTACCAAAGATTGGGATCAGTTTAAAGATTTACTCCATAAAAAATCCGGCATCGATTTAAACCTTTATAAAGAAAACCAAATGCAACGCCGCATCTCCAACTTTATGCAAAGAAATAATGCTAAAAATTTTGTCGAGCTTTTTAAAATTGTTACTGCCGATGAAAAGTTATACCGTACTTTCATTGAGTTTCTAACTATCAACGTTACTGAGTTTTTCCGGACGCCCGAAAAATTCGTGGAACTCGAAAATATCGTAATTCCCGACTTATTAAAAACTAGCAGCCGCCTAAAAATCTGGAGTGCGGGGTGCTCAATCGGGGCTGAACCTTATTCGATAGCAATGGCCTTAAATGAGCTTACGCCTAAAGTTAAACATACTATTATTGCTAGTGATTTAGATGTTGAAATCCTCAATAAAGCCAAAGCCGCTCGTTATACAGCGAATGAAATTAAAAACATCTCTGCTGACCGTGTAAAAAAATACTTTGTGCAAACAGGCACACATTATCAGCTTTCTGAAGATATAAAAAAACTTGTTGAGTTTCGCCACCAAAATCTGTTGCGCGATAAATTCGACACTGGCTTTGATCTAATTCTGTGCCGCAATGTGGTAATTTATTTTACCGAAGAGGCGAAAAATGAATTATACAGTAATTTCTTGAAAGCGCTTAAGCCCGGCGGCATTTTATTTGTGGGTGGCACCGAGGCCATTTTAAACTTTGCCCAAATTGGGTATAAACAATATCGTCCATTTTTCTATCAAAAACCTTTGTAA